The Microbacterium natoriense genomic interval GCGTAGCTCGCGAACGTGAACGAGTCGATGTCGCCGCTGGGAACGGCGGTCGTCGTCGTGAGCTTCCAGTCGAGAGGCTCGTCGGAGCCGCCACCGGCGGCGGGGCTGCAGCCGGCGAGGGCGGAGGCGACGAGGATGCCGACGCAGGCGGCGGCTCCGCGGACGACCGTGCGGTTCATCGGGACTCCTTGAGTGTGGTGGCGGGCACGGCCCCGTAGACGAGTCGGCCCTCGATCCAGGTGGATGTGACGCGCGAGCGGTGGATCTCGGATGCGGGCACGGAGAACGGGTTCGGGTCGATCACGACGAGGTTGGCGAGGCAGCCTTCGCGAACGCTGCCCGTGTCGTCTTCGCGACGGTTCACGTACGCGCTGCCCGACGTGTACGCGGCGAGCGCCGTCTCGAGGTCGAGTCGCTGGTGCACGCCGCCGAGTGGCCCTCTGCCGGAGCCGGGGTACGCACGGTTCACGGCGACGTGGATCGCGGCGATCGGATCGGCGGTCGAGACCGGCCAGTCGCTGCCGGCCGCGAACCGGGCGCCGGCCCGCGCGAGATCTCCGAAGGGATACTGCCTCGCGTCCTGACCGTCCTGGAGGAACGGGAGCGTCAGCTCGTCGAGCTGGTCCTCATGTGTGGCCCACAGGGCCTGGATGTTCGCGATCGCGCCGAGGGCGGCGAATCGCGGCACGTCCTGCTCGGCCACGACCTGGATGTGCGCGAGATGGTGGCGTCCATCGGTCGAGCCGTTGACGTCGCGCGCCTCCTGCAGCGCATCGAGCGCTTCGCGCACGGCTCGATCGCCGAGTGCGTGCATGTGCACCTGCTGGCCGGCCGCGTCGAGGGCCGTGACGTAGCAACGCAGGTCGGCCGGTGCGATGAAGCTGAGACCGTGATTACACGTGTCATGGCCGGCCTCGTCGCGATAGGGGTCGAGCATGGCTGCGGTCTGGTTCTCGGCGACCCCGTCGACCATGATCTTCGTGGTTCCGAGATCGAGGCGGCGGTCGGGATGCCGACGGGCGATCTCTGCGCGGCGAGCCAGCATACGCTCCACCTGCTCGATGCCGCCGTCGCGCACCCACCACTGCGCTCCGACGACATGCACCTCGAGGGTGCCCTCGTCGAGTGCGCGCTCGTAGGCGGCGAGCGGGTCGGCGATCCCGGCCACCGCTGCACCGACCATCGCGTCCTGCCAGCCGGTGATGCCGAGGGCGATGAGTTCCTCCTGAGCTCTGAGCAGTCCCTGATAGGCCAGCTCAGCCGAGGTGTCGGGCCGCACATGCTCGAACAGGTCGCCCGCGCCCTCGTGGAACGTGCCGGCCGGAAAGCCGTCGGCCTCTCGGACGATGCGACCGTCGGCGGGATCGGGCGTCTCTGCGGTGACTCCTGCGCGTTCGATGGCGGCGGTGCTCGCCCAGGTGCTGTGATGATCGCGGCTCTGCAGCGAGCACGGGTCGCCCGCCCGCCGCCTCATCGAGCAGCCGCCGCGGAGGATTGCCGCCGGCGAAGTGGTCCATTCCCCAGCCGCCGCCGAGGATCCACTCCTCATCAGGGTTCGCCTCCGCGTATGCGCGGATGAGATCGACGCACTCCTGGGCGCTCTCAGCATCCGTCAGATTGCACTGCAGCAGCTCGATGCCGCCGCCGACCGGGTGGATGTGCGCATCCTGGAACCCGGGGCTGAGCAGAGCGCCGCGCAGGTCGACGAGACGGGCTTCGGATGCCGGATCGAGCTGATCCTCCGGAATGACGGCCGCGACACGACCGTCTCGGACGATCACGGCCCGCCCCTCCAGCGGCCTGCCGCTGCCGGTGAACACGGGACCCCCGTGGAAGATGATCTCGCCTGACATCGTGCGCCTCTCTGCGTCGTCGAAGTTGCTGAATCGGCACAACGGTATCGGGCGTCATCGGCGATGTCAACGCTGTTGTCATTAGCGATGCGCTAGCGTAATCTGCTGCACGACATCGCGGCAGCTCATGGCACGATGGAGCGAGGAGGACCGGAGAGACGATGGCGAGCGACAAGGCAGCAACCAGGGTGCGACTGGATCGCGCGATGATCATCGACGCCGGAATGGAACTCGCCGAGACCGGGGTCGCCTCGATCTCCGTACGCGATCTCGGCGCGCGCCTCGGCGCGGATCCGACCGCGATCTACCGCCATTTCGCCAGCAAGGACGCGCTCATGAGCGCCCTGCTCGACGAGCTCAACGGCCGCGCGGCGGCCTCGGTCGGCATCCCCGCCGAAGACTGGGCGGGCAGGCTACGCGCGCTCGGCGAGGCCACACTCGCCGCGTTCATGCGCTATCCGGCGATCGGCGCGGAGGCGACGACCCTCACCACGCATGGGCCCGGCGAGCTCGCAGCCATCGAGCTCATGCTCGACGCATTGCATCGTGCCGGACTGCGCGGCCAGGACCTGGTGCGCCACTACGCGCTGCTCGCCTCGCACGTGCTCTCCGTCGCCGCGGGCATCGCGCGTGCGAGAGCCGGACGCGAGGTCGACACGGATGACAGCCCGTGGATCGACGCGCCTCTGCTCGCGGACCCGAGGCAGTTCCCGCTCATCGCCGAGCACAGCGTCCTGCTGTCCGACTTGAAGGACCGCGAGCAGTTCCTCCTCGGCATCGACGTGATCATCGATGCGGCGGCGCGGGCCGCCGCGAACGCCTGATCGCCGTACCCCTTGCGCTCGAAGTAGTTTTGTTGCAAAACTACTTCGAGCGCGACTCATGGTGAGTGCGCGCGAAGGAGAGATCGATGAAGATCATCATCGTCGGCGCGGGTATCGCAGGTCTCGCTGCGGCCGTCAGCCTGCACGAGGCCGGGCTCACCGACGTGTCCGTCTACGAGCGAAGCGCGACCATCCGGGGCCTCGGCGTGGGCATCAACCTGCTCCCGCACGCGATGCGCGAGCTCACCGAGCTCGGAGTGGCGGACGCGATCGCCGCACTCGGTGTCGCACCGACCACCCTCGCCTACTTCAACCGCTTCGGACAGGCAATCTGGAGCGAGCCGCGCGGTGTCGATGCCGGCTACCGATGGCCGCAGCTGTCGGTCCATCGCGGCCGCCTCCAACTGGCGCTGAGAGACCTCGCCGAGGTCCGTCTGGCCGATCCGGTCCGCCTGGGCCACCGTCTCATCGGCATCACGAGCAACGCCGACGGCACCGAGACCGCACGCTTCGCCACGGACGATGGCGAAGTCACGGTGACGGCGGACGTGATCATCGGCGCCGACGGCATCCACTCGGCGTTGCGCGCCCTGCGCTACCCGGCAGAGGGCGCTCCCTCGTGGAACGGGCTCACAGTGTGGCGCGGAGTGACCCGCATCCCGGCGTTCCTCGACGGCCGCACCATGATCATGGCAGGCGACGGCGAGCAGAAGTTCGTCGCGTACCCCCTGTCCGACGTCGCCGACGACGGACGGATG includes:
- a CDS encoding amidohydrolase, producing the protein MRRRAGDPCSLQSRDHHSTWASTAAIERAGVTAETPDPADGRIVREADGFPAGTFHEGAGDLFEHVRPDTSAELAYQGLLRAQEELIALGITGWQDAMVGAAVAGIADPLAAYERALDEGTLEVHVVGAQWWVRDGGIEQVERMLARRAEIARRHPDRRLDLGTTKIMVDGVAENQTAAMLDPYRDEAGHDTCNHGLSFIAPADLRCYVTALDAAGQQVHMHALGDRAVREALDALQEARDVNGSTDGRHHLAHIQVVAEQDVPRFAALGAIANIQALWATHEDQLDELTLPFLQDGQDARQYPFGDLARAGARFAAGSDWPVSTADPIAAIHVAVNRAYPGSGRGPLGGVHQRLDLETALAAYTSGSAYVNRREDDTGSVREGCLANLVVIDPNPFSVPASEIHRSRVTSTWIEGRLVYGAVPATTLKESR
- a CDS encoding TetR/AcrR family transcriptional regulator; this translates as MASDKAATRVRLDRAMIIDAGMELAETGVASISVRDLGARLGADPTAIYRHFASKDALMSALLDELNGRAAASVGIPAEDWAGRLRALGEATLAAFMRYPAIGAEATTLTTHGPGELAAIELMLDALHRAGLRGQDLVRHYALLASHVLSVAAGIARARAGREVDTDDSPWIDAPLLADPRQFPLIAEHSVLLSDLKDREQFLLGIDVIIDAAARAAANA
- a CDS encoding flavin-dependent oxidoreductase, which encodes MKIIIVGAGIAGLAAAVSLHEAGLTDVSVYERSATIRGLGVGINLLPHAMRELTELGVADAIAALGVAPTTLAYFNRFGQAIWSEPRGVDAGYRWPQLSVHRGRLQLALRDLAEVRLADPVRLGHRLIGITSNADGTETARFATDDGEVTVTADVIIGADGIHSALRALRYPAEGAPSWNGLTVWRGVTRIPAFLDGRTMIMAGDGEQKFVAYPLSDVADDGRMLVNFIAEKRIGGSADADWNRAVDPAPIAELFREWSFDWLDVPAAISAADEILEYPMVDRDALPQWTFGRTTLIGDAAHAMYPNGSNGGSQAILDARMLALHLATADTIDEALSRYEDDRRPAMTTLLAGTRATGPERVMLVAAERAPEGFEDIDDVVPASEREQIAADYKKAAGFLPEMLNERSSLSPVRR